In Hallerella succinigenes, the following are encoded in one genomic region:
- a CDS encoding YebC/PmpR family DNA-binding transcriptional regulator — MSGHSKWATTKRKKAKTDVARAKAWNKFIKEISIAAKLGGGNPDSNPRLRAAILKAKSQSLPAKNIESAIAKGTGEGKDVIMEEPIYEGRGPGGVAIFVKCMTDNKTRTVSNIRNIFNKNGGSLGESGSVAWAFTHKGVIDVDATKYAEDQVMDVALEAGADDMATEDDVHEISTSPEAFDAVTKALEAAGIEMLNAEISYVPNDPVKLDHGDAQKLLKLLDKFEDDDDVQDVYHNAEISDEDMDAAE; from the coding sequence ATGTCCGGACACTCTAAATGGGCAACCACGAAACGCAAAAAAGCAAAGACTGACGTCGCCCGCGCAAAAGCCTGGAACAAATTCATTAAGGAAATCTCCATCGCAGCCAAGCTCGGTGGTGGCAACCCGGATTCCAACCCGCGTCTCCGCGCAGCCATCCTCAAGGCCAAGAGCCAGAGCCTTCCTGCCAAGAACATCGAATCCGCTATCGCAAAGGGTACTGGTGAAGGTAAAGATGTCATCATGGAAGAACCGATCTATGAAGGTCGCGGTCCGGGTGGCGTTGCCATTTTCGTGAAGTGCATGACGGACAACAAGACCCGTACGGTCTCCAACATCCGCAATATCTTCAACAAGAACGGCGGTAGTCTCGGCGAATCCGGTTCTGTTGCCTGGGCATTTACGCACAAGGGCGTGATTGATGTCGATGCCACGAAGTATGCTGAAGACCAGGTCATGGACGTGGCTCTCGAAGCAGGTGCTGACGACATGGCCACAGAAGATGACGTTCACGAAATTTCGACGTCCCCGGAAGCATTCGACGCTGTGACCAAGGCTCTCGAAGCGGCGGGTATCGAAATGCTCAACGCTGAAATTTCTTACGTCCCGAACGATCCGGTCAAGCTCGACCACGGCGATGCCCAGAAGCTCCTCAAGCTTCTCGACAAGTTCGAAGATGATGACGACGTCCAGGACGTTTATCACAACGCTGAAATCAGCGATGAAGACATGGACGCAGCAGAATAA
- a CDS encoding inorganic diphosphatase, whose protein sequence is MPINYLELPIGPKYPYEVDCVVEIPKDTNVKYEYDERFHVFRLDRCLLSSMSYPCSYGLIPSTRADDGDALDMLVYCSAPLATGTVVSCRAVGVLDMTDGGKKDYKVLGVPLYIPHPIRDLHDVDPMFLKITRNFFQYYKELEGKAVEIGDWLSAEVAREKIVEAHKNFFATQIQAPEHCYQEPEANSEYNPNTDLMMI, encoded by the coding sequence ATGCCAATTAATTACTTAGAACTCCCGATTGGGCCGAAATATCCATACGAAGTGGATTGTGTTGTTGAAATTCCAAAGGATACGAACGTCAAGTACGAATATGATGAACGTTTCCACGTCTTCCGTTTGGACCGTTGCCTGCTTTCTTCCATGAGTTATCCGTGCAGCTACGGCCTCATTCCGAGTACCCGTGCCGATGACGGTGACGCCTTGGATATGCTTGTTTACTGCTCTGCGCCTCTTGCGACGGGTACCGTCGTCTCTTGCCGCGCCGTGGGTGTCTTGGACATGACCGATGGCGGCAAAAAGGATTACAAGGTGCTTGGCGTGCCTCTGTACATTCCGCATCCTATCCGCGATTTGCATGACGTGGACCCGATGTTCCTGAAGATTACCCGTAACTTCTTCCAGTATTACAAGGAACTCGAAGGCAAGGCCGTGGAAATCGGCGATTGGCTCTCCGCCGAAGTGGCTCGCGAAAAGATCGTGGAAGCGCACAAGAACTTTTTTGCGACCCAGATCCAGGCTCCGGAACATTGCTACCAGGAACCGGAAGCGAACTCCGAATACAATCCGAATACCGACCTGATGATGATTTGA